From a single Okeanomitos corallinicola TIOX110 genomic region:
- a CDS encoding polyketide synthase → MDREPIAIIGVGCRFPKAQDKKAFWQLLRDGVDAITEVPAERWQVECLSQLTSTDLEQQNIQWGGFLEDVDQFDPQFFKISPREAMSMDPQQRLALELAWEALEDGGQTLDYLNGTKTGVFLGISSKDYYSNLIEQPANLDAYTGSGNTNCMAANRISYFFNFTGPSLSIDTACSSSLVAVHLACQSIWNQESTLALAGGVQMILSPWMTVSFAQAGFMAADGRCKTFDSRADGYVRSEGAGIVVLKPLDQALKDKDYIYAVIRGSAVNQDGHSNGLTAPNPRAQEALLREAYSKAGVSPGQVQYIEAHGTGTKLGDPIEIKALGKVLNESRSPGKYCTVGSVKTNIGHLEVAAGIAGLIKVALSLKYAQIPPSLHFQQPNPYIPFDKLSLRVQTELTPLPDQDEPVIAGVSAFSFGGTNAHVVLEEYPAIKDSKSKDKITLPVMTKTVETEQVLSQENNYIEGEL, encoded by the coding sequence ATGGATAGAGAACCGATTGCAATAATTGGTGTAGGTTGTCGTTTCCCCAAAGCTCAAGACAAGAAAGCCTTCTGGCAACTGTTGCGAGATGGTGTAGATGCCATCACAGAAGTACCAGCAGAGCGTTGGCAAGTAGAATGCTTGAGTCAATTGACATCCACAGACTTAGAGCAGCAGAATATCCAATGGGGCGGTTTTTTAGAAGATGTAGATCAATTTGATCCGCAATTTTTTAAGATATCTCCACGGGAAGCCATGAGCATGGATCCCCAGCAACGTCTGGCATTGGAGTTAGCGTGGGAAGCTTTAGAAGATGGCGGTCAAACATTAGATTATCTCAACGGTACAAAGACAGGTGTGTTTTTAGGTATTAGTAGTAAAGATTATTACAGTAATCTGATTGAACAACCTGCAAATCTTGATGCTTATACAGGATCAGGTAACACTAACTGTATGGCAGCAAATCGTATTTCCTACTTCTTTAATTTCACAGGACCAAGTCTCAGTATTGATACTGCTTGTTCTTCTTCCTTGGTAGCCGTTCATCTTGCTTGTCAAAGCATCTGGAATCAAGAATCTACCCTGGCATTAGCTGGAGGTGTGCAGATGATTTTATCACCGTGGATGACAGTTAGCTTTGCCCAAGCAGGATTTATGGCTGCTGATGGACGTTGTAAAACCTTTGATAGCCGCGCTGATGGTTACGTCCGTAGTGAAGGTGCTGGTATTGTAGTTTTAAAACCTCTTGATCAAGCTTTAAAAGATAAAGATTATATTTATGCTGTAATTCGTGGTAGTGCAGTTAACCAGGATGGACACAGTAATGGACTGACAGCTCCAAACCCCCGCGCTCAAGAAGCTCTGCTCAGAGAAGCCTATAGCAAAGCTGGGGTGTCTCCAGGTCAAGTCCAATACATTGAAGCTCACGGTACAGGGACAAAGCTGGGAGATCCCATAGAAATCAAGGCTTTAGGCAAGGTATTAAATGAGAGTCGCTCTCCGGGTAAATACTGTACTGTAGGTTCTGTAAAAACTAACATTGGACACCTGGAAGTAGCCGCAGGAATAGCGGGATTAATTAAAGTAGCACTATCTCTCAAATATGCTCAAATTCCACCTAGTTTACATTTCCAGCAACCTAATCCCTACATTCCTTTTGATAAGCTTTCATTGCGTGTGCAGACAGAATTAACACCATTACCAGATCAAGATGAACCAGTTATTGCTGGTGTCAGTGCCTTTAGTTTTGGTGGTACAAATGCTCATGTTGTTTTAGAAGAATATCCTGCTATCAAAGACAGCAAATCAAAAGACAAAATCACCCTACCAGTAATGACTAAAACAGTTGAAACTGAGCAGGTATTATCCCAGGAAAATAATTATATAGAAGGTGAATTATGA
- a CDS encoding AMP-binding protein produces the protein MKTGVATSQHPQEKFSTLVELLRYRVQNQPDQTAYVFLRDGETEEASLTYSQLDQKARAIASYLQSRKAAGERVLLLYPPSLDFITAFFGCLYANVIAVPVYPPKRNQTLSRLKAIASDAQTKVSLTVSSILEQIQSKFAQEPEFADMQLLATDNIPVSQASDWQPAQIDRDTLAFLQYTSGSTGKPKGVMVSHGNLRQNSKYMQQIWEYDSQSVMVTWLPVFHDMGLIYGVLQPLYAGFPCYMMAPASFIQKPIRWLQAISRYKGTHTAAPNFAYELCIHKTTTTERDNLDLSSLQMALNGAEPVRYSTITKFTQTFKSCGFDPSTFCPGYGLAEGTLAVTAVPKQTLPNFCTVQAEALAEKQVIESTSDQEHQTLVSCGKPGIDTKIVIANPESFTKCASQEIGEIWISGSTVTQGYWQRAEATKETFKAYLQDTKEGPFLRTGDLGFIKDGELFIAGRLKDLIIIRGSNHYPQDIELTVEESHPALRPSCGAAFSVDVDGTEQLVIAQEVERSYLRKLNTNEIIGAIRKAVSQKHYLQVYAVLLLKTASIPKTSSGKIQRSACRSGFLDKNLDVVGDWILENPQQIDLEQLQVESESSWENTKDSIYKNTENKVILSTKNNIDLSSPITKEKIQTWLVSHLSLNLHIQPHDLDTTESFAYYGMDSNLATSTVYELTEWLKCDLDPTLLWEYPTIESLAEYLVEQHQQLQTVS, from the coding sequence ATGAAGACTGGTGTAGCGACTTCCCAACATCCTCAAGAAAAATTTTCCACTTTAGTAGAACTACTACGTTACAGAGTACAAAATCAACCAGACCAAACAGCTTACGTTTTCCTGCGGGATGGGGAAACAGAAGAAGCCAGCTTAACATATTCCCAGCTAGATCAAAAAGCAAGGGCGATCGCCAGCTATCTTCAATCCCGAAAAGCTGCTGGTGAGAGAGTTTTGCTTTTATACCCACCGAGTTTAGACTTCATTACAGCATTTTTCGGCTGTCTGTATGCCAACGTGATCGCCGTTCCGGTGTATCCACCCAAACGCAACCAGACATTATCCAGACTCAAGGCGATCGCCTCAGATGCCCAAACAAAAGTATCGCTGACTGTTAGCTCCATTCTTGAGCAGATTCAAAGTAAATTTGCCCAAGAACCAGAGTTTGCTGATATGCAGCTTTTAGCAACCGATAACATCCCTGTCAGTCAAGCATCAGATTGGCAACCAGCACAAATAGACAGAGACACCCTAGCCTTTCTCCAGTACACCTCTGGTTCTACAGGAAAACCCAAAGGTGTGATGGTAAGCCACGGCAACTTGCGGCAAAATTCCAAATATATGCAGCAAATTTGGGAATACGACTCACAAAGTGTCATGGTGACATGGTTGCCCGTATTCCACGACATGGGACTAATATACGGAGTTCTGCAACCTCTGTATGCAGGATTTCCTTGCTACATGATGGCACCTGCATCCTTTATTCAAAAACCAATCCGATGGCTTCAGGCAATTTCCCGCTACAAAGGCACACATACTGCTGCGCCTAACTTTGCCTATGAACTTTGCATTCATAAAACTACCACCACAGAAAGAGATAACCTAGATTTAAGTAGCTTGCAGATGGCCTTAAACGGTGCTGAACCAGTCAGATATAGCACCATCACAAAATTTACCCAAACGTTTAAATCTTGTGGTTTTGACCCATCAACATTTTGCCCAGGCTACGGTTTAGCAGAAGGAACATTAGCAGTAACAGCAGTACCAAAACAAACATTACCAAATTTCTGTACGGTTCAAGCTGAAGCACTGGCAGAAAAACAAGTGATAGAAAGCACAAGTGATCAGGAACACCAAACCTTGGTTAGTTGTGGAAAACCAGGGATTGATACCAAAATAGTCATAGCTAATCCTGAATCGTTTACCAAATGTGCGTCCCAGGAAATCGGAGAAATTTGGATTTCTGGCTCTACCGTTACCCAAGGATATTGGCAGCGGGCAGAAGCAACCAAGGAAACTTTTAAAGCTTATTTACAAGACACTAAAGAAGGGCCATTTTTGCGGACAGGGGATTTAGGATTTATCAAAGATGGGGAATTGTTTATTGCCGGTCGCCTCAAAGACTTAATTATTATTCGAGGTAGTAATCATTACCCCCAAGACATTGAATTAACAGTAGAAGAAAGCCACCCAGCATTGCGGCCAAGTTGTGGAGCAGCATTTTCTGTAGATGTAGATGGTACTGAACAATTGGTAATCGCGCAAGAAGTAGAGCGTAGTTACCTGCGTAAACTCAACACTAATGAAATCATTGGAGCGATTCGTAAAGCTGTATCTCAAAAACACTATTTACAAGTTTATGCCGTATTATTACTGAAAACTGCCAGTATTCCCAAAACCTCTAGTGGTAAAATTCAGCGCAGCGCTTGCCGTAGTGGATTTTTAGATAAAAATCTAGATGTAGTAGGCGATTGGATTCTCGAAAATCCCCAGCAAATAGATTTAGAACAGCTGCAAGTAGAATCAGAATCCTCATGGGAAAATACAAAAGATTCCATATATAAAAATACTGAAAATAAGGTAATATTAAGCACTAAAAACAACATTGATCTATCTAGCCCAATTACCAAAGAGAAAATACAAACATGGCTAGTTTCTCATCTCAGTCTGAACTTGCACATTCAGCCCCATGATCTAGATACGACAGAATCATTTGCTTACTACGGTATGGATTCCAACCTAGCAACTAGCACAGTTTATGAATTAACAGAGTGGCTAAAATGCGACCTAGACCCGACTCTGTTATGGGAATATCCAACTATTGAATCTCTTGCTGAGTATCTAGTAGAACAACATCAGCAGTTGCAAACAGTTTCTTAA
- a CDS encoding GTP-binding protein: MITSETSNSVPVTVLTGYLGAGKTTLLNHILTYEHGKKVAVIVNEFGEVGIDNQLVIDADEEIFEMNNGCICCTVRGDLIRIIGNLMKRRDKFDHLVIETTGLADPAPVIQTFFVDEDMQNQLSLDAVVTVVDAKHIWQHWEADEAQEQIAFADVILLNKTDLVTPEILAELEQRIRSMNAMAKIYRTQNSELSMDALLGVQAFDLERALEIDPNFLGEDAHEHDDSVYSVALVENGAINAEKLNAWMTELLSTKGPDIFRMKGILNIAGEDNRFVFQGVHMIFDGTQDRPWKENETRKNELVFIGRNLDTAKLKQDFIACLV; the protein is encoded by the coding sequence ATGATCACTTCAGAAACATCAAACTCAGTGCCTGTAACCGTTTTAACTGGTTATTTGGGAGCAGGAAAAACTACCTTACTTAACCATATTCTTACCTATGAACACGGTAAAAAAGTTGCAGTAATTGTCAATGAATTTGGAGAAGTAGGCATTGATAATCAGTTAGTTATTGATGCAGATGAAGAAATATTTGAAATGAACAATGGCTGTATTTGTTGTACAGTCCGTGGTGATTTAATTCGCATTATCGGCAATTTGATGAAACGCCGAGATAAATTTGATCATTTAGTAATTGAAACTACGGGATTGGCTGACCCTGCACCTGTAATTCAGACATTTTTTGTAGATGAAGATATGCAAAATCAACTATCACTAGATGCGGTGGTGACGGTTGTAGATGCTAAACATATTTGGCAACATTGGGAAGCAGACGAAGCTCAGGAACAAATAGCTTTTGCTGATGTGATTTTATTAAATAAAACTGATTTAGTCACGCCAGAAATTTTAGCAGAGTTAGAGCAGAGAATTCGATCAATGAACGCTATGGCTAAAATTTATCGTACCCAAAATTCTGAATTATCAATGGATGCTTTGCTAGGAGTTCAGGCTTTTGATTTAGAACGGGCTTTAGAAATTGATCCGAATTTCTTAGGTGAAGATGCCCATGAACATGATGATAGCGTTTATTCTGTAGCATTGGTAGAAAATGGTGCAATAAATGCAGAAAAATTAAATGCTTGGATGACTGAATTACTCAGCACCAAAGGCCCAGACATTTTCCGTATGAAAGGTATTTTAAACATAGCTGGTGAAGATAATCGTTTTGTTTTTCAAGGAGTACACATGATATTTGATGGTACACAAGATAGACCTTGGAAAGAAAATGAAACCCGCAAAAATGAACTTGTTTTTATTGGTCGTAATTTAGATACAGCTAAGTTAAAACAGGATTTTATAGCTTGTCTGGTGTAA